The genomic region TGATCATCGTAAACTCAGCGGCCGAAAGTGTCAATCTTCTGTTTGTCGCCTGTTTCCTGTCATCCTGAGCGACGGCGATCCCGTCCGCTCGGGATGACAATTCATTGGGTATAGTATAATATGCAATGTATAAGATTTCTTGATGCACGGGGAGGACATCATGCTGTTGAAGGAAAAGTACAAGACGAAGTCCGGTTTCGTGTACGAGCTGATGCGGGAGAAAATCGTCTCCGGAGAGTGGCCCCAGGGGATGAACATCATCGTCGCCTCGGTGGCGAGGGATCTCGGCGTCTCGGCCATTCCCGTGCGGGAAGCCATGAAGCTCCTGGGGGCCGAGGGGCTCGTTGTGCTCGAACCTCACAAGGGCGCCAGGGTGACCGAGTTCGACCCGGAAAAAATCATGGAAGTCATGTCCGTCCGGGGCGTCCTCGAGGGGTACGCTGCCGCTGCGGCTCTTCCGTTTCTGGATGCTGAAACTTTTGCCGACCTTCACCGCAGGGTCGAGGAGATGGACGATTTCGTCCGGGCCGGGCAGTGCGACCGGTTCATCGCGGCGAACAAGGAATTTCACCGGGCGATCTATTCGAAGGGGCCCTTTCCTCTGCTGAACGAAATGATCTTCAAGCTCTGGGACGGCGGCGGGTTCTCCCATATCGTCTTCGCCTTCCGTCCCGAGAGGATGGAAGTGGCCGGCCGGGACCACAGGGCCATCCTCGAATCCCTGGAAAAGAACGACGGCGAAAGTGCCGAGCGGCTCATCCGGGAGCACAAGCTCGGTCTCGCGAGGGTGTTGTGCGCCATGGGGAAGAAGGGCTCCTCCGACCGCTGATCAGCGGGGAAGGCCCCTTTCTTCCGTCCGGCGGTTCCTGAACTTTCCGCCCCGCCGCCTCTCCTTTTTCGTCATCTTTTCCCAGGCTTCTTCCCCCAGTCCTTCAGCGTCGACGATATTCCTCCAGGCGACCGTGTCCAGGCGGACGGCATTGTCCGTTTCTGCTCCGTGTTCCTTCAGGTACCTCCAGGCCGGCAGTCCCCGGGCAAAGGATTCTTCCCCGTCGGCGGCGTCGAGGGCCTGAGGAACAAGCGAAAGTGCCTCTGCAAGGACGAGGCGCGGACATGACTGTCCCTCCCCGGCAGTGTTCTTTCGGATCATAGTGGTTTTCTGAAGGAGGAGTGTCAAGCCTAAATCCGCACCTCAGCGGGGAGTGTCACCGGGGAACGCTTGGGCGGGGGGTGCAGATTGTCGTCCTTGACAACTGCCCAAGCGATCAACACGGCTCCCTGCGTTCGCCGGTTGCCTGCTTGTGAAACCGACATCCGTGTCGGTTTTTCTCCCCCGGGCGCTGTCCCCCAGGGGATAATCTCTTCGCCCCTGGCGGGGCGAATTCACCTTATGCCCGGCGACACTCCCTCTGCCTGAAAAACCTGCGGATTTAGGTCAAGCCTTCCCAGATGACGGGATGTGGTATATAGTATTTGCGATGATCTGAAAACACCGACTTTTCCAAAAGGGGCGATGGATGATGTTCTCGAGGAAAATGAAAGTGTGTCTTGCGGCCCTCGGACTGCTTTTGGCGGCCTCCGCCGCTTGCCCGGGTGAGGTGGATCCGGTGCTCGTCAGGATCACGGGATCGTCAGTGAATATTCGGTCCGAGGCTTCCAGGACGGGAAAAGTGATCGGCCGCTTCGCGGGGGGAGAGCCGGCCGTAGTGCTCCGGGAGAAGCAGGATGCCGATGTCTATCCATGGCTCCTGGTGATCGCCAGGGTTCCATGGCCGGACGGTCCCGTGGTGGAGGGGTGGGTCTACGGCCGGTACGCGGAACCCCTGCCCCAGGGAGAGTGGCTGGGGAATCCGGCAGGGGCCCAGGGGAGAGCCTTCAACGCTTTTTTCCTTGCCACCAGGGAGCGGTTCGGCAGCACCGCCGAAGAGGCGGTGATGAAGCTGGGAAAACCGCTTTCCCGGAACGACCGGGAGGTAGCCGGTCGGCATGACCCGTCCTACATGGTGACCTTTACCGATCTGTCCTACCCGGGCCTCGAACTCCGGTATTTCTCCACGAAGGACAGCAGGGCCCTCATAGGGGCCAGGGTGACGGACGGGGACTACGTCCTCGGCAGGTCAGTCCGTCTGGACGCGTCGCCCCGGGAGGTCTATATGGAGCTCGGTC from Aminivibrio sp. harbors:
- a CDS encoding SH3 domain-containing protein; its protein translation is MKVCLAALGLLLAASAACPGEVDPVLVRITGSSVNIRSEASRTGKVIGRFAGGEPAVVLREKQDADVYPWLLVIARVPWPDGPVVEGWVYGRYAEPLPQGEWLGNPAGAQGRAFNAFFLATRERFGSTAEEAVMKLGKPLSRNDREVAGRHDPSYMVTFTDLSYPGLELRYFSTKDSRALIGARVTDGDYVLGRSVRLDASPREVYMELGPPLFQDGTVFGWSDEAEYATLQVTFSGGKALLADFSVEPD
- a CDS encoding GntR family transcriptional regulator, with amino-acid sequence MLLKEKYKTKSGFVYELMREKIVSGEWPQGMNIIVASVARDLGVSAIPVREAMKLLGAEGLVVLEPHKGARVTEFDPEKIMEVMSVRGVLEGYAAAAALPFLDAETFADLHRRVEEMDDFVRAGQCDRFIAANKEFHRAIYSKGPFPLLNEMIFKLWDGGGFSHIVFAFRPERMEVAGRDHRAILESLEKNDGESAERLIREHKLGLARVLCAMGKKGSSDR